Genomic DNA from uncultured Vibrio sp.:
GAGAATCGAACATGTTGAAGATCACTTAAATCGCCATGCCAGTATTCTTAACAACGCGCAAGCCAAACTATTAATCACGGTTAACGAAGCAAAGCCCGTCGCTCATTTACTTAAGCTGCAAGTGCCTTCTATCGATGCGATCGTCACGGCAGGTGATCTGGAGAAAGACACCCCCCTCCCCTATATAGGCTATGCAGAAGCGAATGATATTGCTTTTCTTCAATATACGTCTGGCAGTACTGGCGTGCCCAAAGGCGTCACCCTTACCCATTCGAACTTACTCGCGAACATCCGAGCAATGGGTAAAGTTATCGGAGCAAGGTCTGATGACGTATTTGTCAGCTGGCTGCCCGTTTATCACGATATGGGCCTTATTGGAGCATGGCTTGGTAGCCTATACCATGCTATCCCTTTAGTGATCATGTCACCGCTGCTCTTTTTAACCAAGCCTCAGCGCTGGCTGTGGGCGATTCATCGTCATCGGGGTACCCTGTCTCCCGCGCCTAATTTCGCTTACGAGCTTTGTGTTACCCGAGTAAAAGAAAGCGATCTTGATGGGCTCGACTTAAGCAGTTGGAGGCTTTCATGGAATGGTGCTGAACCCGTCAGCCCACAATCGATCCAGAATTTCTCGGCAAAATACGCCAAGTATGGATTTAAACCAGAAACCATGTCACCGGTGTATGGGTTGGCAGAGTCCTCAGTTGGGCTGACTTTTCCTGTCACCGTTCGGGAACCGCGTATTGAATACTTCCAAAGAGAGGCGTTAAGCCAGTTTGGTCGTGCGGTACTTGCCGAGAAGGACGATACCGATACCATCCCATTTATTGGATTAGGCTACCCTCTTCCCGATCATCAAATCCGCATCGTTGATGATCTGGGTAAAGAATTACCGGATGGAGAAGAGGGCGCCCTTGAGTTTCAGGGACCATCTGCCACCCAAGGCTACTATCGCAATCCTGAAAAAACCAAAGCACTTTACCATGATGATTGGCTGGTGACGGGCGATCGTGCGTTTACATTAGGTGGCGAGCTTTTTATTACCGGACGCACCAAAGACATCATTATCAAAGCCGGACGGAATATCTACCCTCATGAGCTGGAACAAGCCGTAGGCAGCATTGCTGGTATCCGCAAAGGTTGTGTGGCCGCGTTTGGTAGCCACGACGCTCATTCCGGTACGGAAAAACTGGTCGTGTTGGCGGAAAGTCGCGAAACCAGTAAAGACAAAATAAAGCAGTTAAGAAAGAAAATAAACAAACTCTCTCTTAAACTGCTTGGCAACCCCGTGGATGATGTCATTATCGGCCCACCTCACTCTATACCTAAAACATCCAGCGGAAAAATTCGCCGCAGCGCATGTAAAGAACTGCATGAGCGTGGGTCTTTTGCTAAGCAACATCGGGCTTTATGGCTGCAAACCATCAATCTAGCTGTCGCTGGCATCAGGCCACAGCTAATAAAATACATGCGCACGATCTTAGATGTTGGATACGCAGCTTACTCGTGGCTCGTACTGGGACTACTCGCCCCTTTGGTCTGGCTGCTTGTTGCCGTTTTACCCAACAAAGCCATGTGCTGGAAAATCACCGAGTTTGGCGCCAAAGCACTAATTCGACTCACGGGTACAAAGTGTACAATAGACGGAAAGGAAAACTTACCTGAAGCGAATGTCCCATGCATTTTGGTCGCGAATCATTGCAGTTATCTCGATGGGCTGGTGATTGTCGCCGCCTCAGGATTACCATGCCGGTTTGTGGCAAAGAGTGAGTTACTCAGTAATCCGTTTACCCGAATTTTCTTACGCAAACTCGGCACAGAGTTTGTAGAGCGTTTTGATGTAGAAAAAAGTGTCGTGGATGCTAAAAGGCTAGCTTTTGATGATCATGAGTGTCAGCCAATGGTTGTCTTTCCTGAAGGCACATTATATCGGATGGCGGGTCTTCATCCATTTCATATGGGTGCCTTTATTGTTGCCGCAAACTCACAGGTCCCCGTCATCCCGATTACCTTGCGTGGCACCCGCTCAAAACTCAGAGGTAATTCTCTTTTTCCGCGTAGAGGCGACATCAGTGTAACCATTAGTGAGCCACTCAACCCGAACGGCAGTGACTGGAATACAGCACTTGAACTGCGCGATAAAGCCCGCTCAGAGATCCTCAGCCACTGCGGTGAACCAGATATGTCTCGCAGTTAACCAAAGTAGACGGTAATGCCATTGCCTTTGAGGTAGTTATAAACTGGCGACGAGTACTTTTTTTAACAACATGGCCAGCTGATTCTTCTCATCACCTTCGAGCATATTCAACATGGTGTCCATATTCTCAACGTGCGCCTCTAGAGCTGCATCAAGAACTTGTTGTCCCTGCTCAGACAAGCGCACTTTACAACTGCGACGATCTTTTTCACTGGCAATACGCTCTATCAGTCCACGCTGAACCAGTTTTTCAATTCGGGTACTCATCGCGCCGGATGACAGCATCAAGGTTTGATACAGCTCCGTTGGTGTTAACGGTACTTGGCTACGTCTTAGCGTCGCTAAAATATCGAACTCAATGCTGCTCAATTGATGGTCTTCGAACACGGTCTCAAGCTGTTTTTGCCAACTCTGGTTTACTCGGCGCAAACGTCCTATGACACCCATTGCGGAACAGTCCAGATCTGGTCTGGCTTCGCCCCACTGACGAAGAATGTGGTCTACCGGATCTTGCATAACTCCCTTCCCTCAAAAATATCTTTTCAAAAAGATACTTGATAAAAAGTGAAATCTCCATTACTTTCTTAAAAGTATCTTTTGAAAAAGATACTCTACAAAGAGTCACTCCTTGCTACAGGAATACTATGATGAAACGAATTCAACTCCTTACTACACTCGCTCTGACCGCCATCGCCCCTATTGTGTGGGGCAGTACCTATATTGTTACGACCGAATTATTACCAGCAAACAGCCCTCTCATCGCCTCTATGTTGAGAGCGCTTCCGGCAGGCATTGTGTTGGTACTGTTTAGCCAGACTCTTCCTCAAGGCAAATGGTGGGCACGCATGGCAATACTCGGCTTTCTTAACATCGGCTTTTTCTTTTACTGCCTCTTCTTTGCGGCAACGTTTCTCCCCGGAGGGATGGCGGCGCTCGTGATGGCGATTCAACCCGTTCTAGTGATGGGGTTGAGTTATGTCCTGCTTAATAATGCGCTAAGCCTGAAGCAAGGTGTCGCCAGCATGCTCGGTATGAGCGGCATTGCTCTTTTGGTTCTCAACAATCAAGCCGAACTGAGCACCAATGGCATTCTGATCGGGCTGCTTGGTACCGTCAGCATGGCATCAGGTGTGGTCATGACTAAACGCTGGGGACGCCCAAAGGGTATGACGCTACTGAGCTTCACTGGCTGGCAGCTACTCTTCGGTGGGTTAATGCTGTTACCAGTGGCGTTATGGATGGAAGGCTTTCCAGCTCACCTTAGCCTGAAAAACTACTTTGGTTATGGCTACCTGACCATCGTAGGTGCCATGATCGCCTATTCGCTTTGGTTTCGTGGCATTGAAAAACTGCCCACCACAACGGTTTCATTTCTGGGCTTTCTAAGCAGTGTTTCTGCGGTGATACTCGGCTACGTTATTCTCGATCAATCCCTTACCTGGTTACAACTTTTTGGCGCAGCCGCGATTCTACTGTCCATATTGCTGGCAGCACCAAAAACCAATTCATCTCAACCAACTACTTTGACTGATACTAAAAAGGAATTCGCATGAAAGTGACTATTATCGCTGGGAGTCAACGCGCTCAATCACAAAGCTTCAATGTTGCAAAGTATCTCAACCATATTGCAACACCACATTTTGATCAGATCCAAATCCTTGATCTACATGAACTCAACCTTCCGTTATGGAATGAAGGCGTATGGAATGGCAGTGAAGAGTGGGCACCATGGTACGATATTGCGGCAACCCTCAAAGCGTCTGATGCCTTTGTCTTTATCACCCCTGAGTGGCACGGTATGGCAACCCCTGCACTGAAGAACTTTCTCCTGTTGACTACCGATGACGAGCTGGCACACAAACCAGCTCTGGCGGTCAGTGTTTCGGCCAGTGTAAATGGCGTGTATCCGATCAGTGAACTGCGGATGTCCGGAAGCAAAAACAACCATGTATGTTTTCTACCAGACCACTTGATCTTTCGCGACATCGACTCTTCTCTTAACCCAGAGTTGACCGATGCAGGGGAGTTCATGCAGGAAAGAAGTCGATACACGATGAGCTTATTAGCCGCTTACGCTCATGCTCTGAAGCCTGTTCATCGAGATATGTTGAACGCAGGAAAGCCTTTCC
This window encodes:
- a CDS encoding AMP-binding protein, producing MSDNNDRTGSDSEDIAKAVLEIVRGLIHELDPEGDSSVSVQLKSDLDRDLCLDSLTRAELLTRIESRFNVSLPEHALANVATPEDIISEVLTAAPSSKVSLLSESGNEIKLDSVNQLPTEVKTLQALLDWHVALHPERPHLYVYQSADEVVEVSYRKLKQQALKISAGLIDAGIEAGDCVAIMLPTCTDYFYSFFGILYARAVPVPIYPPARIEHVEDHLNRHASILNNAQAKLLITVNEAKPVAHLLKLQVPSIDAIVTAGDLEKDTPLPYIGYAEANDIAFLQYTSGSTGVPKGVTLTHSNLLANIRAMGKVIGARSDDVFVSWLPVYHDMGLIGAWLGSLYHAIPLVIMSPLLFLTKPQRWLWAIHRHRGTLSPAPNFAYELCVTRVKESDLDGLDLSSWRLSWNGAEPVSPQSIQNFSAKYAKYGFKPETMSPVYGLAESSVGLTFPVTVREPRIEYFQREALSQFGRAVLAEKDDTDTIPFIGLGYPLPDHQIRIVDDLGKELPDGEEGALEFQGPSATQGYYRNPEKTKALYHDDWLVTGDRAFTLGGELFITGRTKDIIIKAGRNIYPHELEQAVGSIAGIRKGCVAAFGSHDAHSGTEKLVVLAESRETSKDKIKQLRKKINKLSLKLLGNPVDDVIIGPPHSIPKTSSGKIRRSACKELHERGSFAKQHRALWLQTINLAVAGIRPQLIKYMRTILDVGYAAYSWLVLGLLAPLVWLLVAVLPNKAMCWKITEFGAKALIRLTGTKCTIDGKENLPEANVPCILVANHCSYLDGLVIVAASGLPCRFVAKSELLSNPFTRIFLRKLGTEFVERFDVEKSVVDAKRLAFDDHECQPMVVFPEGTLYRMAGLHPFHMGAFIVAANSQVPVIPITLRGTRSKLRGNSLFPRRGDISVTISEPLNPNGSDWNTALELRDKARSEILSHCGEPDMSRS
- a CDS encoding MarR family transcriptional regulator gives rise to the protein MQDPVDHILRQWGEARPDLDCSAMGVIGRLRRVNQSWQKQLETVFEDHQLSSIEFDILATLRRSQVPLTPTELYQTLMLSSGAMSTRIEKLVQRGLIERIASEKDRRSCKVRLSEQGQQVLDAALEAHVENMDTMLNMLEGDEKNQLAMLLKKVLVASL
- a CDS encoding EamA family transporter, yielding MKRIQLLTTLALTAIAPIVWGSTYIVTTELLPANSPLIASMLRALPAGIVLVLFSQTLPQGKWWARMAILGFLNIGFFFYCLFFAATFLPGGMAALVMAIQPVLVMGLSYVLLNNALSLKQGVASMLGMSGIALLVLNNQAELSTNGILIGLLGTVSMASGVVMTKRWGRPKGMTLLSFTGWQLLFGGLMLLPVALWMEGFPAHLSLKNYFGYGYLTIVGAMIAYSLWFRGIEKLPTTTVSFLGFLSSVSAVILGYVILDQSLTWLQLFGAAAILLSILLAAPKTNSSQPTTLTDTKKEFA
- a CDS encoding NAD(P)H-dependent oxidoreductase, with amino-acid sequence MKVTIIAGSQRAQSQSFNVAKYLNHIATPHFDQIQILDLHELNLPLWNEGVWNGSEEWAPWYDIAATLKASDAFVFITPEWHGMATPALKNFLLLTTDDELAHKPALAVSVSASVNGVYPISELRMSGSKNNHVCFLPDHLIFRDIDSSLNPELTDAGEFMQERSRYTMSLLAAYAHALKPVHRDMLNAGKPFRYGM